The Aedes aegypti strain LVP_AGWG chromosome 3, AaegL5.0 Primary Assembly, whole genome shotgun sequence genome contains a region encoding:
- the LOC5567431 gene encoding uncharacterized protein LOC5567431 isoform X1, whose product MNKLILVAIVATVAIGTSQAFVPVFHRFRRSPSVRCCNDGFEDSINHEKVVAVRRTCAEELGLNEMSEEELLKNRENLVCLVECIAKKHELADETGDLLHEDLAKALKEHFSVAEWKAPLLDDFIKQCFDHAEEEHEKHPTEEGKCNPEGFDFSYCLWRHFTLACPEELQDDSERCEAIRGKLKSDEDVGFWNNDLDETK is encoded by the exons ATGAACAAACTTATTCTAGTAGCAATAGTAGCTACAGTGGCCATCGGTACCAGCCAGGCATTTGTGCCGGTTTTCCACCGTTTCCGCCGTAGTCCTTCGGTTCGTTGTTGTAACGATGGATTCGAGGATTCCATCAACCATGAGAAAGTGGTTGCCGTGAGAAGGACTTGCGCTGAAGAGTTGGGGTTGAACGAGATGTCCG AAGAGGAGCTCCTGAAGAATCGGGAAAATCTCGTTTGCCTGGTGGAGTGCATTGCCAAAAAGCACGAACTGGCCGATGAAACTGGAGACCTGTTGCACGAAGACCTTGCCAAAGCACTGAAGGAGCACTTCAGTGTGGCCGAGTGGAAAGCTCCACTGTTGGACGATTTCATCAAACAATGCTTCGACCATGCCGAGGAGGAACATGAAAAGCACCCCACCGAGGAGGGAAAATGCAATCCGGAGGGATTCGATTTTTCCTACTGCCTGTGGAGACATTTCACGCTGGCTTGCCCGGAGGAGCTGCAAGACGATTCGGAACGGTGCGAAGCGATCCGCGGAAAGCTGAAAAGCGACGAAGATGTGGGCTTTTGGAACAACGACCTCGACGAAACCAAGTGA
- the LOC5567431 gene encoding uncharacterized protein LOC5567431 isoform X2, with amino-acid sequence MNKLILVAIVATVAIGTSQAFVPVFHRFRRSPSVRCCNDGFEDSINHEKVVAVRRTCAEELGLNEMSEELLKNRENLVCLVECIAKKHELADETGDLLHEDLAKALKEHFSVAEWKAPLLDDFIKQCFDHAEEEHEKHPTEEGKCNPEGFDFSYCLWRHFTLACPEELQDDSERCEAIRGKLKSDEDVGFWNNDLDETK; translated from the exons ATGAACAAACTTATTCTAGTAGCAATAGTAGCTACAGTGGCCATCGGTACCAGCCAGGCATTTGTGCCGGTTTTCCACCGTTTCCGCCGTAGTCCTTCGGTTCGTTGTTGTAACGATGGATTCGAGGATTCCATCAACCATGAGAAAGTGGTTGCCGTGAGAAGGACTTGCGCTGAAGAGTTGGGGTTGAACGAGATGTCCG AGGAGCTCCTGAAGAATCGGGAAAATCTCGTTTGCCTGGTGGAGTGCATTGCCAAAAAGCACGAACTGGCCGATGAAACTGGAGACCTGTTGCACGAAGACCTTGCCAAAGCACTGAAGGAGCACTTCAGTGTGGCCGAGTGGAAAGCTCCACTGTTGGACGATTTCATCAAACAATGCTTCGACCATGCCGAGGAGGAACATGAAAAGCACCCCACCGAGGAGGGAAAATGCAATCCGGAGGGATTCGATTTTTCCTACTGCCTGTGGAGACATTTCACGCTGGCTTGCCCGGAGGAGCTGCAAGACGATTCGGAACGGTGCGAAGCGATCCGCGGAAAGCTGAAAAGCGACGAAGATGTGGGCTTTTGGAACAACGACCTCGACGAAACCAAGTGA
- the LOC5567429 gene encoding uncharacterized protein LOC5567429 codes for MLKLVLCLSALGLVACYDFKDSFYNELVLEEILDSEDAPSLMDRFKRSNPEMMDDKCKRNHRHKCCNDANGENMDKFRETKKQCFNEVRSKDRSARGMMNPVDMFDCEKMNKTKQEYICAVECVGRKFDIIDKDGNLLTTDKLVKFTKDNFAADPWQETVVDGLVESCLKEVAEKNEKMKSSGEHTTCNPSSSNFGYCMWRQMTLACPKDKQDTSKKCERMREKFANNESFSMYHKHDFDDK; via the exons ATGTTGAAATTAGTATTGTGTCTTTCGGCGTTGGGCCTGGTGGCCTGTTACGACTTCAAGGATTCGTTCTACA ATGAACTGGTCCTGGAGGAGATTTTGGACAGCGAGGATGCCCCATCGTTGATGGATCGTTTTAAGCGATCCAACCCGGAGATGATGGACGACAAGTGCAAACGTAATCACCGACACAAGTGCTGTAACGATGCCAACGGTGAAAACATGGACAAGTTCCGTGAAACGAAGAAACAGTGCTTCAACGAGGTCCGCTCCAAGGATCGTTCTGCCCGTGGCATGATGAACCCAGTGGACATGTTCGACTGTGAAAAGATGAACAAAACCAAGCAGGAGTACATCTGTGCCGTGGAGTGTGTAGGCCGCAAGTTCGACATTATCGACAAGGACGGAAACCTCCTGACCACGGACAAACTGGTTAAGTTCACCAAGGACAACTTCGCTGCCGATCCGTGGCAGGAAACCGTCGTCGATGGACTGGTTGAATCCTGTTTGAAGGAAGTTGCCGAGAAGAACGAGAAGATGAAGTCATCCGGCGAACACACGACCTGCAATCCATCTTCGTCGAACTTCGGGTACTGTATGTGGCGTCAGATGACTTTGGCCTGCCCCAAGGACAAGCAGGATACGTCCAAGAAGTGCGAGAGGATGCGCGAAAAGTTTGCCAATAACGAATCGTTCTCGATGTACCACAAGCACGATTTCGACGACAAGTAA
- the LOC5567450 gene encoding uncharacterized protein LOC5567450, producing MIRVLLFLTFFVGATLSYDFKDPYFNDFLLEDLMVLQGRPALKKASDSEESQLQYTCCDYLNEENFSKLQQTQIVCYVENSLLSATKTKSGRAVSPVDMFSCDRLDKLKQQYICASDCVARKENITDDSGNLLGSEVLVPFVSQYYAPEVFQDEQIKEFVDTCLGESKTDETVANKCNPSSARFGYCMWRKTILSCPNERQDTSPACDNLRDKLLYQEAKYLSDETR from the exons ATGATTCGAGTTTTGCTGTTCTTAACATTTTTCGTCGGAGCAACACTTTCCTACGACTTCAAAGATCCATACTTCA ATGACTTTCTGTTGGAAGACTTGATGGTCCTGCAAGGCCGTCCTGCCTTGAAGAAGGCATCCGATTCGGAGGAGAGCCAACTGCAGTACACCTGTTGCGATTACCTGAATGAAGAAAATTTCAGCAAATTGCAACAAACGCAGATTGTGTGCTACGTGGAAAACTCCCTGCTCAGTGCCACCAAAACGAAGTCCGGTAGAG CTGTATCCCCGGTCGATATGTTTTCCTGCGACAGGCTAGACAAACTTAAACAGCAATACATCTGCGCTTCGGATTGCGTAGCTCGAAAGGAGAACATCACCGACGACAGTGGAAATCTGCTCGGTTCGGAGGTCCTGGTTCCGTTCGTATCCCAGTACTACGCTCCGGAGGTCTTCCAAGACGAACAAATCAAGGAATTCGTCGATACCTGCCTGGGAGAATCGAAAACCGACGAAACGGTAGCAAACAAGTGCAATCCGTCGTCAGCCCGCTTCGGTTACTGTATGTGGCGCAAAACGATCCTAAGCTGCCCAAACGAGAGACAAGATACCAGCCCGGCGTGCGATAATCTACGCGATAAGCTACTCTATCAGGAGGCAAAATATTTGTCCGACGAGACGCGGTGA